The sequence CCAATCTCCTTCAGTTGCACGATGTCCTAAAGTTAAAACAACGGCACTTTTTAAACCTTTTTCTTCTAAACCTAAAAGTTTGTCTAAGTCAGCATTTACAAAACCTTCCATCGGAGTTGCGTCAACTTCTAAAACGGCAGCGGTTGTTAAAGCAACACCAAAAGCAATGTAAGCTTGTTTTGCTGCATGAGCTGCTTGAGCTTCTTCAGGTAAGTTTAAGTAAGTATCTTTTAACGTTTTTACATAATCTGCAGTTGCTTCACTTGGTAATCCACGTTCTGCATTCATGTGGTCGTAAATAAAATCGATACGTTCTGCTGTGTATTTCTCCCAAGATGCAAAAACCAAAACGTGTGATCCGTCAACAATTTGAGATTGACCGTATGCAATTGGTTGGATTTTTTCTCTTAATTCTTTATTGCTAATCGAAATGATTTGAAAAGGTTGTAATCCAGATGAAGTAGGTGCTAAATAAGCTGCTTCAATTATCTGGTCAACTAATTCTTGTGAAACTGGTTCGCCATTCATTTTTTTTGTTGCGTATCTCCAGTTTAATGCGTTTAATATATTCATGATAGGTATCTTTTATTTTATATTCCAAAATTAGTATAATATTCGGATGTGCTACTTAATCTAAATTAATAAATCGTTTTATTTTAAGATTAAAATTTGTAAATCGTATTTGGTGTAACACAATAATCTAAAGCAATGTCGTTTTCAAAAACATCCTGAATTTCTTCCTCAGCTTCAAAAAACGAAAGACCAATTTTTACAACCTCTTTTTTACATTTCGACAAAAACAAATCGTAAAATCCTTTTCCGTAGCCCACTCGGTTTCCTTTTTTATCATAAGCCAAAAGCGGAATAAAAACCACATCAATCATTTCGTTCGGAATCGGAATACCACCAACAGGTTCCGGAATGTTCCATTCGTTTTTCGTGATTTTTAAATTATCGGTCAATAAAACATGATTCATTTCACGAGTTTCAAAGTCCGAACGCGAAAGAATTACATTCTTGTCTTTTCCAGATAAAATCTGAAGTAAAAATTCGGTGTCAACTTCTCGATGTTCCGTAATCGATAAAAACAGATGATAATTTTCAAAATTCCAAATAGGTAATTTCAACGTTTGATTGGCAATTGCTAAACTTAAATCTTCGATTTCGTTTTGCTTTAATGTTTTGCGAAGGTCTTTATATTTTTTACGGAGTTCTTTTTTATTCATTGTCGAATTTGATGTGCACTTTAAAAAATAAATTTACGAATTAATAAAAACAAAAAGCTAATTTAGTGCTGTCAATTCTATTAGTTATTGAAATTAAAATCAAAATATGTTACCTCAACTAGAACTTCAAATTAAAACATTACCCGACCAACCTGGTGTTTATCAATATTTCGATAAAGATGATAAAATTCTTTACGTCGGAAAAGCTAAAAATTTGAAAAAACGTGTAAGTTCTTATTTCAATAAATTACATGAAAGTTCTAAAACCAATGTTTTGGTAAAGAAAATTGTTTCGATTAAACATATTGTGGTTCCGACAGAAACTGATGCGTTGTTGTTAGAAAACAATTTGATTAAAACCTTGCAACCGCGTTATAATGTTTTACTGAAGGATGATAAATCTTATCCTTGGATTTGTATCAAGCGCGAACGTTTTCCGAGAGTTTTCACTACGAGAAGAATGGTAAAAGATGGCTCGGATTATTTTGGACCTTATACTAATGTCAAAACGGTTTATACGCTTTTGGATTTAATCAAAGAATTATATCCATTGCGAACGTGTAATTTCGATTTATCGGTTTCGAATATCAAAGCCGAAAAATTTAAAGTTTGTTTAGAATATCACATCGGAAATTGTAGCGGTCCTTGCGAAGCTAACGAATCTGAAGTTGAGTATGACCAAAAAATCAAAGCAATTAAAGATATTCTGAAAGGAAATTTCAAAGAAAACTTAAAAGAATTTCGCGATTTGATGATGCAATACGCTGCTGAAATGAAGTTTGAAGAAGCTCAAAAAATCAAAAACAAGATTGATATTTTAGAAAATTATCAAGCAAAATCAACTATCGTAAATCCTAAAATTAATAATGTCGATGTTTTTTCGATTATTTCCGATGAAACTACAGCTTATGTAAATTTCCTGCAAATTTCGCACGGAGCAATCATTCGTTCGCATACTTTAGAACTTAAAAAGAAATTAGAAGAAACCGACCAAGAATTACTTGAATTAGCAATTGTTGAATTACGAGAACGTTTTCATTTACTTTCTAAAGAAATTATCGTACCTTTTGACTTGGAATTAGGTGATGCCTTGCATATTACGGTTCCGAAATTAGGAGACAAAAAACAATTGCTCGATTTGTCTGAACGCAATGCAAAATATTACCGTTTGGATCAGTTGAAGCAAATGAAAATTGTTGATCCGGATCGTCATGCAAATCGAATTATGGCGCAAATGAAAAAGGATTTACGTCTAAGTGTTGAACCGCGTCATATCGAATGTTTTGATAACTCGAATATTCAAGGAACCAATCCAGTTTCAGCTTGTGTGGTTTTTAAAGATG comes from Flavobacterium sp. I3-2 and encodes:
- the uvrC gene encoding excinuclease ABC subunit UvrC; amino-acid sequence: MLPQLELQIKTLPDQPGVYQYFDKDDKILYVGKAKNLKKRVSSYFNKLHESSKTNVLVKKIVSIKHIVVPTETDALLLENNLIKTLQPRYNVLLKDDKSYPWICIKRERFPRVFTTRRMVKDGSDYFGPYTNVKTVYTLLDLIKELYPLRTCNFDLSVSNIKAEKFKVCLEYHIGNCSGPCEANESEVEYDQKIKAIKDILKGNFKENLKEFRDLMMQYAAEMKFEEAQKIKNKIDILENYQAKSTIVNPKINNVDVFSIISDETTAYVNFLQISHGAIIRSHTLELKKKLEETDQELLELAIVELRERFHLLSKEIIVPFDLELGDALHITVPKLGDKKQLLDLSERNAKYYRLDQLKQMKIVDPDRHANRIMAQMKKDLRLSVEPRHIECFDNSNIQGTNPVSACVVFKDGKPSKKDYRHFNIKTVDGPNDFASMEEVVYRRYKRVMEENEPLPQLIVIDGGKGQLSSALKSLDDLGLRGKVAIIGIAKRLEEIYYPGDSIPLYLDKKSESLKVIQHIRNEAHRFGITFHRDKRSKSAIQSGLTVIPGIGEKTMEKLMTEFKSIKRLKETPETEISKVIGKSKALKVAEYFRTT
- a CDS encoding 5-formyltetrahydrofolate cyclo-ligase, with amino-acid sequence MNKKELRKKYKDLRKTLKQNEIEDLSLAIANQTLKLPIWNFENYHLFLSITEHREVDTEFLLQILSGKDKNVILSRSDFETREMNHVLLTDNLKITKNEWNIPEPVGGIPIPNEMIDVVFIPLLAYDKKGNRVGYGKGFYDLFLSKCKKEVVKIGLSFFEAEEEIQDVFENDIALDYCVTPNTIYKF
- a CDS encoding nitroreductase family protein; translation: MNILNALNWRYATKKMNGEPVSQELVDQIIEAAYLAPTSSGLQPFQIISISNKELREKIQPIAYGQSQIVDGSHVLVFASWEKYTAERIDFIYDHMNAERGLPSEATADYVKTLKDTYLNLPEEAQAAHAAKQAYIAFGVALTTAAVLEVDATPMEGFVNADLDKLLGLEEKGLKSAVVLTLGHRATEGDWLQGMKKVRHPKEIFLTEIK